A section of the Methanoregula formicica SMSP genome encodes:
- a CDS encoding AAA family ATPase, whose translation MLQKPDDIMRIQSLKIKNYRQYRDVTIDFSKKDKSDLQVFLGKNGIGKTNILNAINWCLYGDEPHLSDESTSLPILNTIAFQNAKENIPEEVEVQLTVLTDKGNPTIFSRIEPFLVRKNTIQSQKQQFKVIIQDKKLNNKILDKEKSERAIENFVPKTIREYFFFDGERLDNYFKVPGENIQNAIKQISKIDVLFQMRERIETISKSYKKEAGKVSTEINTLQSQLEEENSSLKLISYQLTETNTQYEISKKEKQKISEGLLKFPNVRDLETNKISLDQKIEENSRKLEEKKSKKTSILHKQFVLVTSLTALNSTIQMINEKRKKGEIPPFTDKEKLNYILKENFCGICGRELDFNSKKHIEEIIEKLPFSTKIATTLSNLEQPINMLISRISENKEELNEISQEIEEFEVSIENDDEILNDIKSKLANYDTEKIRDLERKRAAFEEASLAQKERIGRLTAKIDKIQEEVKNLNDKIAVEGKKNTKAKIFMQKVEFCDKAKEILTTTINQRLNEIREKIQEETNTIFFKLVWKKETFNQITIDDNYNVQITSCDTNLPMRGSLSKAENELLALSFTLALHKVSGFDAPILIDTPVARVSDDQRVNFGDVLAKISQDKQIILLFTPAEYSPDIMEVLEPEVSTKFIFEMTSDEKQTLITVVE comes from the coding sequence ATGCTCCAAAAACCAGATGATATCATGCGCATCCAAAGTCTCAAAATAAAAAATTATAGGCAATATCGTGACGTTACTATTGATTTTTCAAAAAAGGATAAATCAGATTTACAGGTTTTTTTGGGAAAAAATGGGATCGGAAAAACTAACATATTGAATGCAATAAATTGGTGCCTATACGGAGATGAACCGCATTTATCCGATGAATCGACATCATTACCAATCTTGAATACTATTGCATTTCAAAATGCAAAAGAAAATATTCCTGAAGAAGTTGAAGTCCAGCTAACTGTACTCACTGATAAAGGAAATCCAACAATCTTTTCTCGAATTGAGCCTTTTTTAGTAAGAAAAAATACCATACAATCACAAAAACAACAATTCAAAGTAATAATCCAGGATAAGAAATTGAATAACAAAATCCTCGATAAAGAAAAATCTGAAAGAGCTATTGAAAACTTTGTTCCAAAAACGATCAGGGAGTACTTTTTTTTCGACGGGGAGCGATTAGACAATTATTTCAAAGTACCTGGTGAAAATATCCAAAATGCAATTAAACAAATATCAAAAATTGATGTCTTGTTCCAGATGCGAGAGCGGATAGAGACAATCTCAAAGAGTTATAAGAAAGAAGCAGGAAAAGTCAGCACCGAAATTAATACTCTTCAATCTCAACTTGAAGAGGAGAATAGTTCTCTCAAACTTATTTCTTATCAATTAACAGAAACGAACACTCAATACGAAATATCAAAAAAGGAAAAACAAAAAATTAGCGAAGGTCTTCTTAAATTTCCGAATGTAAGAGACTTAGAAACAAATAAAATTTCATTAGATCAGAAAATTGAAGAAAATTCAAGAAAACTTGAAGAGAAAAAAAGTAAAAAGACGTCAATTCTTCATAAACAATTTGTTTTAGTCACCAGTTTGACTGCGCTAAATTCGACAATACAGATGATTAATGAAAAACGGAAAAAAGGTGAAATACCCCCGTTCACGGATAAAGAGAAATTGAACTATATTCTAAAAGAAAATTTTTGTGGGATTTGCGGCAGAGAACTAGATTTCAATTCAAAAAAACATATTGAAGAAATTATTGAAAAGTTGCCATTTTCTACAAAAATAGCAACCACATTGTCAAATCTTGAACAGCCAATTAATATGCTCATTTCACGTATCAGCGAGAACAAAGAAGAATTAAATGAAATTTCACAAGAAATTGAAGAATTTGAAGTTTCAATCGAAAATGACGATGAGATATTAAATGATATTAAATCAAAATTAGCCAATTATGACACGGAAAAAATTAGAGATTTAGAACGAAAACGAGCAGCTTTTGAAGAAGCAAGTCTCGCACAAAAAGAACGAATCGGTCGTTTAACCGCCAAAATTGATAAAATACAAGAAGAAGTTAAAAATTTAAATGATAAGATTGCTGTTGAAGGGAAAAAAAATACAAAAGCAAAAATATTCATGCAAAAGGTCGAATTTTGCGATAAAGCAAAAGAAATCCTTACAACAACAATCAATCAGAGGTTAAATGAAATTCGGGAAAAAATTCAGGAAGAAACTAACACAATTTTTTTCAAGTTAGTTTGGAAGAAAGAAACTTTCAACCAAATCACAATCGATGATAATTACAACGTTCAGATAACAAGTTGTGATACTAATTTACCTATGAGAGGATCTTTAAGCAAAGCTGAAAATGAATTGTTAGCTCTCTCTTTTACATTAGCACTCCACAAAGTATCAGGTTTTGATGCTCCAATTTTAATTGATACTCCTGTTGCTCGAGTATCCGACGATCAAAGAGTAAATTTTGGGGACGTTTTAGCAAAAATTAGTCAGGATAAACAAATTATTCTTTTATTCACACCTGCAGAATATTCTCCAGACATTATGGAAGTCCTTGAACCGGAGGTAAGTACAAAATTTATCTTTGAGATGACCTCTGATGAAAAACAGACCCTGATAACGGTGGTAGAATGA
- a CDS encoding immunoglobulin domain-containing family protein, with protein sequence MTVEEKFGIVVMLDALGVSNFTIEECKQFIQNFDENISDLQKINKSIFSMVETHKNKEKARVVSNSLKNVGFSQFGDTLVMAWPIDRKEDIHNSSLMLSIVMMLSSLIGNSLDRKIPLRGCISVGEYVWAENNRTILGPAIFDASSWYNSADWFGIIFSPKTHFWLGALSEGMKKSIDDALLIPMWKVHIFEYPVPLTRHAGSNSTNQIFSVVGWPYFFYYHQDKNTSPRKKLCQFLFSMPMPKGTESKYKNSADFFNWYETEIYQKNPRRIGEINHPILHEDNSTKRKSSRKD encoded by the coding sequence ATGACGGTAGAAGAAAAGTTTGGAATTGTTGTCATGCTCGATGCTCTCGGCGTTTCAAATTTTACTATTGAAGAATGTAAACAATTCATACAAAATTTCGATGAAAATATTTCAGACCTCCAGAAAATAAATAAAAGCATTTTTTCAATGGTTGAGACACATAAAAATAAAGAAAAGGCTAGGGTAGTTTCAAATTCTCTAAAAAATGTAGGGTTCTCACAATTTGGGGATACACTAGTCATGGCATGGCCGATTGACAGAAAAGAGGACATCCATAATTCCTCATTAATGCTTTCAATCGTAATGATGTTGAGTTCTTTGATAGGTAATAGTTTAGATCGCAAAATTCCACTCCGTGGTTGTATTTCGGTTGGAGAATACGTATGGGCTGAGAATAATAGGACTATCCTCGGTCCTGCTATATTCGATGCAAGTAGCTGGTATAATTCTGCTGATTGGTTCGGAATTATCTTCTCCCCAAAAACACACTTTTGGCTTGGTGCATTATCAGAAGGGATGAAGAAATCCATCGATGATGCATTATTAATTCCAATGTGGAAGGTCCATATTTTTGAGTATCCTGTGCCTTTGACGAGACATGCCGGTTCCAATAGTACTAATCAAATTTTTTCTGTAGTAGGCTGGCCTTATTTTTTTTATTACCATCAAGACAAGAATACATCTCCCCGAAAGAAATTATGTCAATTTTTATTTAGTATGCCTATGCCTAAAGGGACCGAATCGAAATATAAGAACAGCGCGGATTTTTTTAATTGGTATGAAACGGAAATATATCAGAAAAATCCACGACGAATTGGTGAAATAAACCACCCAATTCTACACGAAGACAATAGTACGAAAAGAAAAAGTTCTCGTAAGGATTAA
- a CDS encoding S1 family peptidase has translation MKNRTELFLKYSNSVIPIGHIFNKTENIPINSKYLIPWCRRGKKVFIFPAATAFILKIDKDITQLVTANHAFPEIEKNIDIALFLIPQAETPADLRPFPVSEIKIYSGLRSYKRLPRQDICVFEIDTPEVLFHLKPKPIPLGLDFLIGDPVFTMGYPFIGFEGTYQNGLPNYHFVNRLTSAHLSSIWVESNETLIMEFDNYVGPGNSGGPLFSLRTGQVIGIVTSVRTEPIPNFPQLQNTTTFSHATYVSELNRACQKFPNLPKFGECLHCYSQKK, from the coding sequence ATGAAAAACCGAACTGAACTTTTTTTAAAATATAGCAATTCTGTTATTCCAATTGGTCATATTTTTAATAAAACTGAAAACATTCCAATTAATTCGAAATATCTTATTCCCTGGTGCAGACGTGGAAAAAAGGTATTCATTTTTCCAGCTGCAACGGCGTTTATTCTTAAAATTGACAAAGATATAACTCAGCTGGTTACAGCTAATCATGCATTTCCCGAGATAGAGAAAAATATTGATATTGCTCTCTTTTTAATCCCTCAGGCAGAAACACCTGCTGATCTTCGTCCTTTTCCAGTGAGCGAAATAAAAATTTATTCCGGATTGAGATCTTATAAACGCCTTCCACGTCAGGATATTTGCGTTTTTGAGATCGATACTCCGGAGGTTCTTTTTCACTTAAAACCCAAACCAATTCCTCTGGGTTTAGATTTTTTAATCGGAGACCCTGTATTTACAATGGGATATCCATTCATCGGATTTGAGGGAACTTATCAAAATGGATTACCCAATTATCATTTTGTAAACCGATTAACAAGTGCTCATTTAAGTTCGATATGGGTTGAGAGCAATGAAACCCTCATTATGGAATTCGATAATTATGTTGGCCCAGGTAATTCTGGTGGGCCATTATTTAGTCTTCGGACGGGACAGGTCATTGGAATCGTAACTTCTGTCCGGACCGAACCAATTCCAAATTTCCCGCAATTACAAAATACAACAACTTTTTCTCATGCGACGTATGTTTCAGAATTAAATCGAGCTTGTCAAAAGTTTCCAAATCTCCCAAAATTTGGAGAATGCTTACACTGTTATTCACAAAAAAAATAG